A window of Belonocnema kinseyi isolate 2016_QV_RU_SX_M_011 chromosome 9, B_treatae_v1, whole genome shotgun sequence contains these coding sequences:
- the LOC117179649 gene encoding nuclear cap-binding protein subunit 2-like isoform X1, which translates to MSIFSPVVSPSVELSSYKDQHFKGSRAEQDRLLRNSTTLYVGNLSFYTTEEQIYELFSKCGDIRRIIMGLDKYKKTPCGFCFLEYYLRSDAENCMRYVNGTRLDDRIIRTDWDAGFIEGRQYGRGKTGGQVRDEYRSDFDGGRGGYGKIIQQKVTPLADTFVR; encoded by the exons ATGAGCATTTTTTCGCCCGTTGTTTCCCCATCTGTGGAGCTAAGCTCCTACAAAGACCAACACTTTAAG GGATCCCGTGCGGAGCAAGATAGGCTCTTGAGAAATTCCACGACATTATATGTCGGAAATCTTTCGTTCTACACGACCGAAGAACAAATTTATGAACTTTTCTCAAAATGCGGGGACATCAGGCGCATTATCATGGGTCTCGATAAATACAAGAAGACGCCCTGCGGCTTTTGTTTTCTCGAGTACTATTTGAGAAGTGATGCTGAAAACTGCATGCGATACGTTAATGGAACTCGTCTCGACGACCGAATTATCAGAACTGATTGGGACGCAGGATTCATCGAAGGCAGACAATACGGTCGCGGAAAAACTGGTGGCCAA GTAAGAGATGAATACCGATCCGATTTTGACGGCGGTCGAGGTGGATAtggaaaaataattcaacaaaaagtgacTCCTCTTGCTGACACGTTTGTTCGGTAA
- the LOC117180175 gene encoding nuclear cap-binding protein subunit 2-like: MNVVTPSVELSSYRDQHFKGSRAEQDRLLRNSTTLYVGNLSFYTTEEQIYELFSKCGDVKRIIMGLDKYKKTPCGFCFIEYYIRSDAENCMRYVNGTRLDDRIIRTDWDAGFIEGRQYGRGKTGGQVRDEYRSDFDGGRGGYGKIIQQKVTPISDSFVC, encoded by the exons ATGAACGTTGTGACGCCTTCAGTCGAATTGAGTTCGTATCGGGACCAACATTTTAAA GGTTCTCGTGCAGAACAGGATAGACTCTTGAGAAATTCCACAACTTTATATGTGGGGAATCTTTCATTCTACACTACCGAGGAACAAATTTACGAACTTTTCTCAAAATGCGGTGACGTTAAGCGCATTATTATGGGCCTCGATAAATACAAAAAGACACCCTGCGGATTTTGCTTCATCGAATATTACATCAGAAGTGATGCAGAAAACTGTATGAGATATGTAAATGGCACTCGTCTAGATGACCGGATTATTCGAACGGATTGGGATGCTGGTTTTATCGAAGGAAGACAATACGGCCGAGGAAAAACTGGTGGACAA GTAAGGGACGAGTATCGATCAGATTTTGACGGTGGTCGAGGCGGTTACGGAAAAATCATCCAGCAAAAAGTGACGCCCATCTCTGATAGTTTTGTCTGCTGA
- the LOC117180173 gene encoding ras-like GTP-binding protein RhoL isoform X1, with protein MCLGRDKTGESKEMSRNRPIKITAVGDGMVGKTCMLITYTRKIFPTEYVPTVFDNYPEKIMLDGNEYNVTLWDTAGQEDYERLRPLSYPHTDCFLLCFSVSARSSYENVFSKWHPEIKHHCPNVPIVLVGTKTDLRSEENSDLITTHEGKKMKKKIKAYKYVECSAMKQEGLKEVFTEAIKAVLKSSSSRKFCCI; from the exons ATGTGCCTCGGCAGAGATAAAACTGGAG aaagCAAAGAAATGTCTCGGAACAGACCCATCAAAATCACTGCAGTGGGCGACGGAATGGTCGGCAAAACCTGCATGCTCATTACCTACACAAGGAAAATATTTCCAACAGAATACGTCCCCACCGT GTTCGACAATTACCCAGAAAAGATAATGCTCGATGGGAACGAATATAACGTGACATTATGGGACACAGCAGGTCAGGAAGATTACGAAAGGCTCAGGCCCTTATCCTATCCACAT ACTGACTGCTTCCTGCTTTGCTTCTCGGTTAGTGCCCGCAGTTCATACGAGAATGTGTTCAGTAAATGGCATCCGGAGATAAAGCACCACTGTCCCAACGTCCCGATAGTCCTTGTGG GAACAAAAACCGACCTGAGAAGTGAAGAGAATTCGGATTTAATAACGACACACGAGGGgaagaaaatgaagaagaaaatCAAAGCCTACAAGTATGTGGAGTGTTCAGCTATGAAACAGGAAGGTCTTAAGGAAGTTTTTACAGAAGCCATAAAAGCAGTCTTAAAATCATCATCTTCAAGAAAATTTTGCTGCATATAG
- the LOC117180173 gene encoding ras-like GTP-binding protein RhoL isoform X2 translates to MSRNRPIKITAVGDGMVGKTCMLITYTRKIFPTEYVPTVFDNYPEKIMLDGNEYNVTLWDTAGQEDYERLRPLSYPHTDCFLLCFSVSARSSYENVFSKWHPEIKHHCPNVPIVLVGTKTDLRSEENSDLITTHEGKKMKKKIKAYKYVECSAMKQEGLKEVFTEAIKAVLKSSSSRKFCCI, encoded by the exons ATGTCTCGGAACAGACCCATCAAAATCACTGCAGTGGGCGACGGAATGGTCGGCAAAACCTGCATGCTCATTACCTACACAAGGAAAATATTTCCAACAGAATACGTCCCCACCGT GTTCGACAATTACCCAGAAAAGATAATGCTCGATGGGAACGAATATAACGTGACATTATGGGACACAGCAGGTCAGGAAGATTACGAAAGGCTCAGGCCCTTATCCTATCCACAT ACTGACTGCTTCCTGCTTTGCTTCTCGGTTAGTGCCCGCAGTTCATACGAGAATGTGTTCAGTAAATGGCATCCGGAGATAAAGCACCACTGTCCCAACGTCCCGATAGTCCTTGTGG GAACAAAAACCGACCTGAGAAGTGAAGAGAATTCGGATTTAATAACGACACACGAGGGgaagaaaatgaagaagaaaatCAAAGCCTACAAGTATGTGGAGTGTTCAGCTATGAAACAGGAAGGTCTTAAGGAAGTTTTTACAGAAGCCATAAAAGCAGTCTTAAAATCATCATCTTCAAGAAAATTTTGCTGCATATAG